The proteins below come from a single Streptomyces tubercidicus genomic window:
- a CDS encoding bifunctional glycosyltransferase/CDP-glycerol:glycerophosphate glycerophosphotransferase, with translation MPDVSVVVIVYNDADRLPTAVHSVLDQTLRDVEVVIVDDCSTDRSFEVAQRLAADHPGRVRAFQLPENSGAGGEPRNVGIQHTEGRYVMFLDSDDVLEVNACRNMLEAAEESGSDIVSGLCVRLHKDTRNQKRDEWYAWLYSTTRTLESVTELPDLFVWDTLSTNKCYRRDFLIENDLRFPKGMFYEDLMFIADAYLAARRITLIPNQVYFWNVFERAAVKSVTNRRHEMTNYTHRLEIHRRIDALLAERGLDELKLAKDVKFLKHDLVLHLRDLPFRDDSYRREFSELSREYLASIAPEAYDRVQPIQAICAYLLQKGDWDNLIPAVDTLINRDKVSAPLDEHDGRIYWCDGHYDDPFGRQVLDVTDIGYHEKPVNQLFLRNQLTRFSASGKAVSLAGEITNPLGVIPPGARLKGRLEFSARRRSLQSFHFPVRELRHDGDTIAWEAAADLTAKLRPLGIVDTIWDVRLRLDVDGVPTTTRLTVADTALSEPLPVRPRLTRMVADHLAPHVSAKGHLAFRLVSEGRNAERVQELITRGVRGKPGTLAKTGYRKAKTLRKKVTSGDNKLRAYHEVFSRLPVKKRTVVFESHLGKQYSDSPRALYEEMRRQGLKFEAIWSYAGSPKDFPKDVTLVKRWSLPYLKALAQAEFWVDNQSYPLKLTKRPETTYLQTWHGSALKNMGFDQPALKAQTRKQQEEQQRSLDRFDRFLVRSEHDVHTLARAFRLKEKTLLRVGYPRNDALVRARQREAERGVRERGPLAAELGIPEDRTVLLYAPTFRKAGGRHGRFELPFDVERFADQFGDRYVLLVRSHYLNHVVLPPTVQGRVIDVSARHDVTPLLELADGLITDYSSVMFDYALLDRPLVFFTYDYDEYVHEGRGTYFDLLEHAPGPVVRTEDDFHEAIKSFESQALEYAKSRKEFVAKFGEYDRGDAARSIVDQFFAQWSR, from the coding sequence GTGCCTGACGTCTCAGTAGTCGTCATCGTCTACAACGACGCCGACCGGTTGCCGACCGCGGTCCACTCCGTGCTGGACCAAACGCTCCGGGACGTCGAGGTGGTGATCGTCGACGACTGCAGCACCGACCGTTCTTTCGAAGTGGCGCAGCGGCTGGCGGCCGACCACCCCGGGCGGGTCCGGGCCTTCCAGCTGCCGGAGAACAGCGGTGCGGGCGGCGAGCCGCGGAACGTCGGCATCCAGCACACCGAGGGCCGCTATGTCATGTTCCTGGACAGCGATGACGTCCTGGAAGTCAATGCGTGCCGCAATATGCTGGAAGCCGCCGAGGAATCCGGCTCGGATATTGTTTCCGGTCTGTGCGTCCGGCTGCACAAGGACACCCGTAATCAGAAGCGCGACGAGTGGTACGCCTGGCTGTACTCCACGACCCGCACGCTGGAGTCCGTCACGGAATTGCCGGACCTGTTCGTCTGGGACACCCTTTCCACCAACAAGTGCTATCGCCGCGATTTCCTCATCGAGAACGATCTCCGATTCCCCAAGGGAATGTTCTACGAGGATCTGATGTTTATCGCCGATGCATATCTGGCGGCGCGCCGCATCACCCTGATCCCCAATCAGGTCTATTTCTGGAACGTATTCGAACGGGCCGCCGTGAAGTCGGTGACGAACCGGCGCCATGAAATGACCAACTATACGCACCGGCTGGAGATCCACCGGCGTATCGATGCATTGCTGGCGGAACGCGGGCTGGACGAGCTGAAGCTCGCCAAGGACGTGAAATTCCTCAAGCACGATCTGGTACTCCATCTGCGGGACCTGCCGTTCCGCGACGATTCCTACCGCCGGGAGTTCTCCGAGCTCTCCCGGGAGTACCTCGCGAGCATCGCCCCCGAGGCGTACGACCGGGTCCAGCCGATACAGGCCATCTGTGCCTACCTGCTCCAGAAGGGTGACTGGGACAACCTGATCCCGGCCGTCGACACCCTGATCAACCGCGACAAGGTCTCCGCGCCGCTCGACGAGCACGACGGCCGGATCTACTGGTGCGACGGCCACTACGACGACCCGTTCGGGCGCCAGGTACTGGACGTGACCGACATCGGCTACCACGAGAAGCCGGTCAACCAGCTGTTCCTGCGCAACCAGCTCACCCGCTTCAGCGCGTCCGGCAAGGCGGTCTCGCTGGCCGGCGAGATCACCAATCCGCTCGGCGTCATCCCGCCCGGCGCCCGGCTCAAGGGCCGGCTGGAGTTCAGCGCCCGGCGGCGCAGTCTGCAGTCCTTCCACTTCCCGGTGCGCGAGCTGCGCCACGACGGCGACACCATCGCCTGGGAGGCCGCCGCGGACCTCACCGCGAAGCTGCGCCCGCTCGGCATCGTCGACACCATCTGGGACGTACGGCTGCGCCTGGACGTGGACGGGGTGCCGACCACGACCCGGCTCACCGTCGCCGACACCGCGCTGTCCGAGCCGCTGCCGGTGCGGCCGCGGCTGACGCGGATGGTCGCCGACCACCTCGCACCGCATGTCTCGGCCAAGGGACATCTGGCGTTCCGCCTGGTCAGCGAGGGCCGTAACGCCGAGCGCGTACAGGAGCTGATCACCCGCGGGGTGCGCGGCAAGCCGGGGACGCTGGCCAAGACCGGCTACCGCAAGGCGAAGACGCTGCGCAAGAAGGTCACCTCCGGCGACAACAAGCTCCGCGCCTACCACGAGGTGTTCTCCCGGCTGCCGGTCAAGAAGCGCACCGTGGTCTTCGAGAGCCACCTGGGCAAGCAGTACAGCGACAGCCCGCGCGCCCTGTACGAGGAGATGCGCCGGCAGGGCCTGAAGTTCGAGGCGATCTGGTCGTACGCCGGGTCCCCGAAGGACTTCCCGAAGGACGTCACGCTCGTCAAGCGCTGGTCGCTGCCCTATCTCAAGGCGCTGGCGCAGGCCGAGTTCTGGGTGGACAACCAGAGTTATCCGCTCAAGCTCACCAAGCGCCCGGAGACCACGTACCTCCAGACCTGGCACGGCTCGGCGCTGAAGAACATGGGCTTCGACCAGCCGGCGCTCAAGGCGCAGACCCGCAAGCAGCAGGAGGAGCAGCAGCGTTCGCTGGACCGCTTCGACCGCTTCCTGGTCCGCTCCGAGCACGATGTGCACACCCTGGCCAGGGCCTTCCGGCTCAAGGAGAAGACCCTGCTGCGGGTCGGCTACCCGCGCAATGACGCGCTGGTGCGCGCCCGGCAGCGGGAGGCCGAGCGGGGAGTGCGTGAACGCGGGCCGCTGGCAGCGGAGTTGGGCATTCCCGAGGACCGGACGGTGCTGCTTTACGCTCCGACGTTCCGCAAGGCGGGCGGCCGGCACGGGCGCTTCGAATTGCCCTTCGACGTGGAGCGTTTCGCCGACCAGTTCGGCGACCGCTATGTCCTCCTGGTGCGTTCGCACTACCTCAATCATGTGGTGCTGCCACCGACCGTGCAGGGCCGGGTCATCGACGTATCGGCGCGCCACGATGTGACGCCGCTGCTGGAGCTGGCCGACGGGCTGATCACCGACTATTCGTCAGTGATGTTCGACTACGCGCTGCTCGACCGTCCGCTGGTGTTCTTCACCTACGACTACGACGAGTATGTGCACGAGGGCCGCGGCACCTACTTCGATCTGCTGGAGCACGCACCGGGCCCGGTGGTCCGCACCGAGGACGATTTCCACGAGGCGATCAAGTCCTTCGAGTCCCAGGCGCTGGAATACGCGAAGAGCCGCAAGGAATTCGTCGCCAAGTTCGGCGAATACGACCGGGGCGACGCCGCCCGCAGCATCGTCGACCAGTTTTTCGCGCAGTGGAGCCGTTGA
- a CDS encoding glycosyltransferase, which translates to MTKSNAAEPRDIFFVSNSVNELGGITSWSHQMARLFSERGHRVHIIGVVPPPEGRVQELAPDVPFRTTTLYAEHPPTVTPVRGLKDKLNLVEQRRRAAREAGMREQAAKLSALFRAAKPGGVVIVTQVWAMEWVALADTADLTVFGMSHESFDTCRKSSRFARVKRFYQDVDRMLTLTREDADRWIRQRMDNVGFMPNPLPFFPEVPSDRSGKCVVSIGRLHEEKGVDLLLESWARVAPQHPDWTLRVYGSGEEEEALRKQAAELGITASVSWMGRTSDVPGALREGAVFALSSRGEGFPLAPMEAMATAVPCVAFDVAPGVHEIITDGVDGFLAPPGNITEFARHLDALMSDKELRDTMGEAARENIQRFSTEEIVGRWESLFALVER; encoded by the coding sequence ATGACCAAGTCGAACGCAGCCGAGCCGCGGGACATCTTCTTCGTGTCCAACAGCGTCAACGAGCTGGGTGGCATCACCAGTTGGTCGCACCAGATGGCGCGGCTGTTCAGCGAGCGGGGCCACCGGGTGCACATCATCGGCGTGGTGCCGCCCCCCGAGGGGCGGGTCCAGGAGCTGGCGCCCGACGTGCCGTTCCGGACCACCACGCTGTACGCCGAGCACCCGCCGACCGTGACCCCCGTGCGCGGCCTCAAGGACAAGCTCAACCTCGTCGAGCAGCGCCGCCGGGCGGCCCGCGAGGCCGGGATGCGGGAGCAGGCGGCCAAGTTGAGCGCGCTGTTCCGCGCGGCCAAGCCGGGCGGAGTGGTGATTGTCACTCAGGTGTGGGCCATGGAGTGGGTCGCGCTGGCCGATACCGCCGATCTGACGGTGTTCGGGATGAGCCATGAATCCTTCGACACCTGCCGCAAGTCCTCCCGCTTCGCCCGGGTCAAGCGGTTTTACCAGGACGTCGACCGGATGCTGACGCTCACCCGGGAGGACGCGGACCGCTGGATCCGGCAGCGGATGGACAACGTCGGCTTCATGCCGAACCCGCTGCCCTTCTTCCCCGAGGTGCCCTCGGACCGCTCCGGCAAGTGCGTGGTCAGCATCGGCCGGCTGCACGAAGAGAAGGGCGTGGACCTGCTGTTGGAGTCCTGGGCCCGGGTCGCCCCGCAGCACCCCGACTGGACGCTGCGGGTCTACGGCTCCGGCGAGGAAGAGGAGGCGCTGCGCAAGCAGGCCGCGGAGCTGGGCATCACCGCCTCGGTCAGCTGGATGGGCCGGACGTCCGACGTCCCCGGCGCGCTGCGCGAGGGCGCGGTCTTCGCGCTGAGTTCGCGCGGTGAGGGCTTCCCGCTGGCGCCCATGGAGGCGATGGCGACGGCTGTGCCGTGTGTGGCGTTCGATGTGGCGCCGGGGGTCCACGAGATCATCACCGACGGCGTGGACGGATTCCTCGCCCCGCCGGGCAATATCACCGAATTCGCCCGGCATCTCGACGCCCTGATGTCCGACAAGGAGCTTCGGGACACGATGGGCGAAGCGGCCCGGGAGAACATCCAGCGGTTCTCCACGGAGGAGATTGTCGGCCGCTGGGAGAGCTTGTTCGCGCTCGTGGAGCGCTGA
- a CDS encoding Bax inhibitor-1/YccA family membrane protein encodes MRSSNPVFSRRGFSRDTGYAGFNAPPQAGGPAANPYAGANPYAQDATNPYAQGQQAATQAPPQYTPQTRPMTMDDVVARTGITLGTVIAGATVGWLFLTQSLGFAIGAGLVAMVLALVQSFKRKPSPALILGYAALEGLFLGALSGFLNDLPKLSGAPMQAVLGTMAVFAAMLIAYKTRIVRVTARFTRFVMIAALGFVLLSLVNVLFMVFAGDEGLGFRSGGLGIVFGIVGVVLGALFLALDFKQVEDGIAYGAPREESWLAAFGLTMTLVWIYMEMLRLISILRGD; translated from the coding sequence ATGAGGAGCAGCAACCCGGTCTTCTCGCGACGGGGGTTCAGCCGCGACACCGGCTACGCGGGCTTCAACGCACCGCCGCAGGCCGGGGGCCCCGCCGCGAACCCGTACGCCGGAGCCAACCCCTACGCGCAGGACGCGACCAACCCGTACGCCCAGGGCCAGCAGGCCGCCACCCAGGCACCGCCGCAGTACACCCCGCAGACCCGCCCGATGACGATGGACGATGTCGTCGCGCGTACGGGCATCACGCTCGGCACGGTCATCGCGGGCGCCACGGTCGGCTGGCTGTTCCTGACCCAGAGCCTCGGCTTCGCCATCGGCGCCGGTCTGGTCGCGATGGTGCTGGCGCTCGTCCAGTCCTTCAAGCGCAAGCCGTCGCCCGCGCTGATCCTCGGATACGCGGCGCTGGAGGGCCTCTTCCTCGGTGCGCTGAGCGGCTTCCTCAACGACCTGCCGAAGCTCAGCGGCGCCCCCATGCAGGCGGTGCTGGGCACGATGGCGGTGTTCGCCGCGATGCTGATCGCCTACAAGACGCGGATCGTGCGGGTCACCGCCCGCTTCACCCGCTTCGTGATGATCGCGGCGCTGGGCTTCGTCCTGCTGTCGCTGGTCAATGTGCTGTTCATGGTGTTCGCCGGCGATGAGGGCCTCGGCTTCCGCAGCGGCGGCCTGGGCATCGTCTTCGGCATCGTCGGCGTGGTGCTCGGCGCGCTCTTCCTGGCGCTGGACTTCAAGCAGGTCGAGGACGGCATCGCCTACGGCGCTCCGCGCGAGGAGTCCTGGCTGGCCGCGTTCGGTCTGACGATGACCCTGGTGTGGATCTACATGGAGATGCTGCGGCTGATCTCGATCCTTAGGGGCGACTGA
- a CDS encoding ABC transporter permease, translating into MFKTALRNVLAHKARLLMTVLAVMLGVAFVSGTLVFTETVSQASQAQSRQNLRDVDVSLRAPSGNGSGLPVIDQKLLDKSARVPGAASATGLISGFTGIADKNGALIGDPNSSKGGNYFPGADGKDARYPMRDGAAPHGPHEFALDARTADEAGYKVGDTVRLSANGPVHEQKLTGIFTTDDSAVTAGGALALFDTPTAQKLLGAPGGFQEIRIKADPGTSQTALKSAVESALPKGSVEATTGKQLADDIGKANAKKNSTMQTALLIFAGIALFVGIFLIVNTFTMLVAQRTRELALLRAVGASRRQVTRSVLTEAFVVGAIASVVGFAAGIGVGAGLRALMGSMSGNIPDGPLVVPMSAVLTSLLVGTLVTVLAAWLPGRRAAKIPPIAAMNSVHATATTKSLVLRNAIGALFAGAGIAVVLYGTGASDNKNADLVLAGGATLLMIGVFILTPLLSRPLIALAAPVLRIFGVAGTLARQNSVRNPRRTAATASALMVGLTLITGLTVVATSLQTSVEKQAVASLKSDYVVSMAGSAPLSPDVAKKLSTLDEVTAVSPLRKSFTDGALLTGVNGKDFDKVARLDFTQGSLGTIQGNQVVVDSDTAKEKGLHPGSRFPVTFADGKKSTLTVSGVYEGNGIIMGVILDNATLAPHEKTADDSQVLVKTKDGATDATKDALVTALGKNPALFVADKQEVTEAIAGAVTLILNMLYALLAMAVIVAVLGVINTLAMSVFERSREIGMLRAIGLDRPGIKRMVRLESLVISLFGGVLGIGLGVFFGWAAGPMISGSMPTYALVLPWGRLGLFFAAAALIGVLAALWPARRAARLNMLTAIKAE; encoded by the coding sequence ATGTTCAAAACCGCCTTGCGCAATGTGCTTGCGCACAAGGCCCGGCTGCTGATGACCGTGCTCGCCGTGATGCTCGGCGTGGCCTTCGTCTCCGGCACCCTGGTCTTCACCGAGACCGTCTCCCAGGCATCCCAGGCCCAGTCCCGCCAGAACCTCCGTGACGTCGACGTGTCGCTCCGCGCGCCGTCCGGCAACGGCTCCGGGTTGCCCGTCATCGACCAGAAGCTGCTCGACAAGTCCGCCCGGGTACCCGGCGCGGCCTCCGCCACCGGCCTCATCTCCGGCTTCACCGGCATCGCCGACAAGAACGGCGCGCTGATCGGCGACCCCAACTCCAGCAAGGGCGGCAACTACTTCCCCGGCGCCGACGGCAAGGACGCCCGCTACCCGATGCGCGACGGCGCGGCCCCGCACGGCCCGCACGAGTTCGCACTGGACGCCCGCACCGCGGACGAGGCCGGCTACAAAGTCGGCGACACCGTACGGCTGTCCGCCAACGGACCGGTCCACGAGCAGAAGCTGACCGGCATCTTCACCACCGACGACAGTGCGGTCACGGCCGGCGGCGCCCTCGCCCTGTTCGACACCCCGACCGCCCAGAAGCTGCTGGGCGCCCCCGGCGGGTTCCAGGAGATCCGGATCAAGGCCGACCCGGGCACCTCCCAGACCGCCCTGAAGTCCGCGGTCGAGTCCGCGCTGCCCAAGGGCAGCGTCGAGGCCACCACCGGCAAGCAACTCGCCGACGACATCGGCAAGGCGAACGCCAAGAAGAACAGCACCATGCAGACCGCACTGCTGATCTTCGCCGGTATCGCGCTCTTCGTCGGCATCTTCCTCATCGTCAACACCTTCACCATGCTGGTCGCCCAGCGCACCCGGGAACTGGCGCTGCTGCGCGCGGTCGGCGCCAGCCGCCGCCAGGTCACCCGCTCGGTGCTGACCGAGGCATTCGTCGTCGGCGCGATCGCCTCCGTCGTCGGCTTTGCCGCCGGCATCGGCGTCGGCGCCGGGCTGCGCGCCCTGATGGGCAGCATGAGCGGCAACATTCCCGACGGCCCCCTGGTGGTGCCCATGTCGGCCGTGCTGACCTCGCTGCTCGTCGGCACCCTCGTCACCGTCCTGGCCGCCTGGCTGCCGGGCCGGCGCGCCGCGAAGATCCCGCCGATCGCCGCGATGAACAGCGTGCACGCCACCGCCACCACCAAATCGCTGGTGCTGCGCAACGCCATCGGTGCGCTCTTCGCCGGCGCCGGTATCGCCGTGGTGCTCTACGGCACCGGCGCATCCGACAACAAGAACGCCGACCTGGTACTGGCAGGCGGTGCGACGCTGCTGATGATCGGCGTGTTCATCCTGACGCCGCTGCTGTCCCGCCCGCTGATCGCACTGGCCGCGCCCGTCCTGCGGATCTTCGGGGTCGCCGGCACCCTCGCCCGGCAGAACTCGGTCCGCAATCCGCGCCGTACGGCGGCCACCGCCTCCGCGCTGATGGTCGGACTGACCCTGATCACCGGCCTGACGGTGGTCGCGACCAGTCTGCAGACCTCCGTCGAGAAGCAGGCCGTCGCCTCGCTCAAGTCCGACTACGTGGTCTCCATGGCCGGCTCGGCGCCGCTCTCCCCCGACGTGGCGAAGAAGCTCAGCACCCTGGACGAGGTCACCGCCGTCAGCCCGCTGCGCAAGTCCTTCACGGACGGCGCGCTCCTGACCGGCGTCAACGGCAAGGACTTCGACAAGGTCGCCCGGCTCGACTTCACCCAGGGCTCACTGGGCACCATCCAGGGCAACCAGGTGGTCGTGGACAGCGACACCGCCAAGGAGAAGGGGCTGCACCCCGGCTCCCGCTTCCCGGTGACCTTCGCGGACGGCAAGAAGAGCACGCTCACCGTCTCGGGTGTCTACGAGGGCAACGGCATCATCATGGGCGTCATCCTGGACAACGCCACGCTGGCCCCGCATGAGAAGACGGCCGATGATTCGCAGGTGCTGGTGAAGACCAAGGACGGCGCCACCGACGCCACCAAGGACGCGCTGGTCACGGCGCTCGGCAAGAACCCGGCGCTCTTCGTCGCCGACAAGCAGGAGGTCACCGAAGCGATCGCCGGCGCGGTCACCCTGATACTGAACATGCTGTACGCACTGCTCGCCATGGCCGTGATCGTCGCGGTGCTCGGCGTCATCAACACCCTGGCGATGTCGGTCTTCGAACGCTCGCGCGAGATCGGCATGCTGCGCGCCATCGGACTGGACCGCCCCGGTATCAAGCGGATGGTGCGGCTGGAGTCCCTGGTGATCTCGCTCTTCGGCGGGGTGCTCGGCATCGGCCTGGGCGTCTTCTTCGGCTGGGCGGCCGGTCCGATGATCAGCGGCAGCATGCCGACGTACGCGCTGGTGCTGCCCTGGGGGCGGCTCGGCCTCTTCTTCGCGGCGGCGGCGCTCATCGGCGTACTGGCGGCCCTGTGGCCGGCCCGCCGGGCGGCGCGGCTGAACATGCTGACCGCCATCAAGGCGGAGTAG
- a CDS encoding ABC transporter ATP-binding protein: MTTTPFGAATATRAAAAAARATDLSKVYGQGETQVVALDAVSVEFRQAEFTAIMGPSGSGKSTLMHCMAGLDSISGGSARIGETELTGLKDKKLTQLRRDKIGFIFQAFNLLPTLTALENITLPMDIAGRKPDRAWLDRVVQTVGLADRLKHRPSQLSGGQQQRVAVARALASQPEIIFADEPTGNLDSRSGAEVLGFLRNSVRELGQTVVMVTHDPVAASYADRVVFLADGRIVDDMADPTSDAVLERMKGFDAKARTS; encoded by the coding sequence GTGACCACCACCCCCTTCGGTGCCGCCACCGCCACCCGGGCCGCCGCGGCGGCCGCCCGCGCCACGGACCTCTCCAAGGTCTACGGACAGGGCGAGACCCAGGTGGTCGCCCTGGACGCGGTCTCCGTCGAATTCCGGCAGGCCGAGTTCACCGCGATCATGGGCCCCTCCGGGTCCGGCAAGTCGACGCTGATGCACTGCATGGCCGGGCTGGACTCGATCTCCGGCGGTTCCGCCCGGATCGGCGAGACCGAACTCACCGGCCTGAAGGACAAGAAGCTCACCCAACTCCGGCGCGACAAGATCGGCTTCATCTTCCAGGCGTTCAACCTGCTGCCGACCCTGACCGCCCTGGAGAACATCACGCTGCCGATGGACATCGCGGGCCGTAAGCCGGACCGCGCCTGGCTGGACCGCGTCGTGCAGACCGTCGGCCTGGCCGACCGCCTCAAGCACCGCCCCAGCCAGCTCTCCGGCGGCCAGCAGCAGCGCGTCGCGGTCGCTCGCGCGCTCGCCTCCCAGCCCGAGATCATCTTCGCCGACGAGCCCACCGGCAACCTCGACTCGCGCTCCGGCGCCGAGGTCCTCGGCTTTCTGCGCAACTCCGTACGCGAACTGGGCCAGACCGTGGTGATGGTGACCCACGACCCGGTCGCCGCCTCCTACGCGGACCGGGTGGTCTTCCTCGCCGACGGCCGGATCGTCGACGACATGGCCGACCCGACCTCCGACGCCGTGCTGGAGCGGATGAAGGGCTTCGACGCCAAGGCCCGCACGAGCTGA
- a CDS encoding SAM-dependent methyltransferase — translation MADAAGRLTKLAEEVLGAPLPVRIRAWDRSESGPPGAPTLVIRHRRALRRMMFRPGELGLARAWVAGDLDIDGDLYEALDRLAGLIWERDDAPRPQRAAVVRALARPEIRAAARELLTLAGAPVPPAPPAEEVRRRRGPLHTLRRDKEAISHHYDVGNDFYALVLGPSMVYSCAYWESPSATLEDAQRDKLDLICRKLGLQKDRRLLDVGCGWGSMVLHAAREYGVRAVGITLSEEQATFARKRIAEAGLADRVEIRVQDYREIHDEPFDAISSIGMAEHVGRTQYGEYAAALYRLLQPGGRLLNHQIARRPVADEEAYHVDEFIDRYVFPDGELAPVGQTVGQLEEAGFEVRDVEAIREHYALTLRSWVANLERHWDEAARLTSTGRARVWRLYMAASALSFERNRIGVNQVLAVRTPESGESGLPLRGRDWTG, via the coding sequence ATGGCCGACGCCGCTGGACGGCTCACCAAGCTCGCCGAGGAGGTGCTGGGAGCACCGCTCCCGGTACGCATCCGCGCCTGGGACCGCAGCGAGTCCGGACCGCCGGGGGCACCCACGCTCGTCATCCGCCATCGCCGGGCACTGCGCCGGATGATGTTCCGGCCCGGCGAACTCGGGCTGGCCCGCGCCTGGGTGGCCGGCGACCTGGACATCGACGGCGATCTCTACGAGGCGCTCGACCGGCTCGCCGGGCTGATCTGGGAGCGCGACGACGCCCCCCGGCCGCAGCGCGCCGCCGTCGTGCGCGCCCTGGCCCGCCCGGAGATCCGCGCCGCCGCCCGGGAACTGCTGACCCTGGCCGGGGCCCCGGTCCCGCCGGCGCCGCCCGCGGAAGAGGTCCGGCGCCGCCGCGGACCGCTGCACACCCTGCGGCGCGACAAGGAAGCCATCAGCCACCACTACGACGTGGGCAACGACTTCTACGCCCTGGTGCTCGGCCCGTCCATGGTCTACTCCTGCGCCTACTGGGAGAGCCCCAGCGCCACTCTGGAGGACGCCCAGCGCGACAAGCTCGACCTGATCTGCCGCAAGCTCGGCCTCCAGAAGGACCGGCGGCTGCTCGACGTGGGCTGCGGCTGGGGCTCGATGGTGCTGCACGCCGCCCGCGAGTACGGCGTACGGGCGGTCGGCATCACCCTCTCCGAGGAGCAGGCCACCTTCGCCCGTAAGCGGATCGCCGAGGCCGGGCTGGCCGACCGGGTCGAGATCCGGGTGCAGGACTACCGCGAGATCCATGACGAGCCGTTCGACGCGATCTCCTCGATCGGGATGGCCGAGCACGTCGGCCGGACGCAGTACGGGGAGTACGCCGCCGCGCTGTACCGCCTCCTCCAGCCCGGCGGGCGGCTGCTCAACCACCAGATCGCCCGGCGGCCGGTCGCGGACGAGGAGGCGTACCACGTCGATGAGTTCATCGACCGGTATGTGTTCCCGGACGGTGAGCTGGCGCCGGTCGGGCAGACCGTCGGCCAGCTGGAGGAGGCCGGGTTCGAGGTACGGGACGTGGAGGCGATCCGCGAGCACTACGCGCTGACGCTGCGGAGCTGGGTCGCCAACCTGGAACGGCACTGGGACGAGGCGGCGCGGCTCACCTCCACCGGCCGGGCCCGGGTGTGGCGGCTCTACATGGCCGCATCGGCCCTGTCCTTCGAGCGCAACCGCATAGGAGTCAACCAGGTGCTGGCGGTCCGGACCCCGGAGAGCGGGGAGTCGGGGCTGCCGTTGCGGGGGCGGGACTGGACCGGCTGA